Genomic window (Primulina eburnea isolate SZY01 chromosome 8, ASM2296580v1, whole genome shotgun sequence):
CCGATGCAACAGGGAACCTCAAATCATGGAACTAATCTAATATCGAATGAATCTCAAATGGCAACTCAAAATGAAGGACCCTCTAGTGTGCTTGCCCCTGAAGTTTTTCTTGATTCCGCTTCAATCCCTGTAATTTCCTGGATCTCTATTCATCTTTCTAACCATGTCTCAACTCATTCATTCCTTGCTTGACCTTCTCATGAGTGACTCATTGATCTTTTGCAGCAATTACTGCAGATATCAAGTTGGGACTCTGAGTTCCCGAATCTGTTCAATACCAGGTTTCATTATTAGTACAAGAATACCAAACCAGGGCGTCATTCTACTGTAAGGTCTGGTTGTTGTGGATTCATAAGCTAATCTTACTTGTACCCCGGTATTCGAGATTCGTGGGAAATCTCAAGATGAAACACAGAATGCTCGGGGAATCTGTGACTAGATAGCACCAGTAGAAGAATTCTTTTTCAATGATGGATTGCTAGAATATGTGTGTATTGAGTAATGAGTTTAAAGTGACATAACATTTCCAGTTGTATTACTTCCTGTAAGTCATTTATCACCTCATTGTACCTATTCAttgaatataatataattaactgGATTCTATGTATCCACAGTAATTTTACCTTTGCCCCAGTTCTGCTCAGTTTTAAAAAGCTGGAATAGGGAATCATGTTTAGCAAGATATAATTTTCCTTTAATTCCCAACTCCATCAAGATCACTCGTTTATATCTCTAACGAACCTCCCTCGAGTCGAAAATTTTCATCGCTCGTTAACCGTACTTTGTTCTAGAAGAATGCATGTTTGTGTCTTCTATGAAGTATATGATCTCTCTTTACACCCAATCGAATAGAAACAAGGGATTACAGTTGGGAACTTTAAAAAAAGTGGGACAAAGGATAGGCGATTGAAAGGTAAAAGATAAAGAGGATACAATGACTAGTTGTTGTTAAGGTGGTGACCACTTAGAGCCACTGAGAATAGGACCATCATCATTTGGATAGCTATTTTCATAGCTTCCCACAATTATTCCTTAAAATTTTGCTCTCATTTTTTAGGACAAATTGGTAATATTGCCTAATACATGGCAATAGATGCATGCCCCTTTATGGGAGGATGTGTTTACTTTCAGATTATTAGCCGAGGAAACTCTTCTGGATTAATGGATGTGTGTCTTTATATCTCTTACCATCTAAGTAAACTCGAGCGTCATATAAAAACTAATATGATGTTAAGGGTGTATTCAAGCCGATtcgaaaaaatatttgattcgtATCCGAGCTTATCGAATTCGAGCCGAGCTTGAACATGTTCGAACTTTTTTCAAGACGAATTCGAacccaaattattttgttcgtgAGTTGCTCGCGGactttagtattttattaatataatataattatatattaaataaataaatatcgaGATTTTCGAATACCTATTTTCGAGCAATAATTCAAATAGTTCGTGAACATGTCCGAATATTTCGATCGTCCTCAAACTCGGGAGAACCTTCAAAGTTTCGTCATATTCGATTCGATTCGTTTACATCCTTACATAATGTAAAAGCACAACATTTTAGTTACTTCAAAAAAAACTTCGTTGCTTTATTTAAACTATTTACTTTGAATACTCGATACATGTTTGTACagtcttttttattattatcgatgtactaaagtgaaatttgacaaattatggatgaactaaattgatatttgaattgttgaaataaaaaaaataaaaataaaagtgtgtgttgaatttttttaaaaactaaaaacaaaaaacaaaaatataatattggtATCTTGTAAGGATAAAGTTGGTGTATTTCCTATGTGGTTACTATCATGTCctcaactttaataaaatagaatataTGTAATTTCTCTTGTATTTCACACTTctttgatttttaatttttaatttttttgaaattagAAATTGAGAATACGCATTGCCTGTTATGATAGGAAAATGTCATTGTTTTTAACTATCGAGTAAACATTGTGTCTGTTCCAAAATTAGAATAATAAATtagagaaaataaaatatacaaaCTTTTCAAATTTCGACCCACGTGAAGGTTCAATGGGCTTATTTGCCCAAAACTAATGGTCTGGACTTTTATTGATTATAGGCTCAAATTGAAACAATTCACAGTTCCAAGTGTCGATCTACGTTACTGCGATTTTCCCAGCCTTTACGAGACGCCAACAATTAACGCATTTGTTGATGTTCCGCGAGGAATTCTGCTTTTCGGTCTCGTTAAATTGAGATTCTTGGTGAATCGGTGATTTTGTCAATCTGCTATTCTGAATTCCAACATAGACGGTGGAAGAGAAGGTTAGTTTATCTATTAATTGATCTTTTGTGAAATTCATGTGTTTTTACTGGAAATTGGATGATTTGTTTCAGGGATACTTGAAAATTTGAGATAGAGATGATTTACTGTACTGTTCGATCAAGATTCTTTTTTTTACTTGAATTTGACTGGAGTTTATCATTCTTAAGCTCGTTTTTTTACTTTCCAGCAGAATACGAGATAACGAAAATGAAATGTCCTACGCATATGATCAGATAAAGATTGGGCTAGACTCAATAACGAAGTACTGTGTTAGATAATTGAAtttgttaaatcataaaaacaagcATACAATTTCAAATTCTACGACTGGAATTAccaataaatatttgttttctGCCTTAATGTATATAAATCAGTGAACATCATTTTTAAACACCAATCTTAATCAAAACCTAATTTGCCTAACATTGATTTTAACTTTCGAAGCttcaagaaaaaaagaaaagaattgGCAGCTTTGATTTTTTGCTTCAAAGTGTAAGAAAAAAGATGGAGACTGAAGGAAGACATTATTAAAACGTGAATTTTTTGTTAATAGAAGCAAAAGAGAATGAGTATGAGAAAATCCATGAATGGAAGGCCATCTGGGACAGACGGTTCTGATTTTTCCTACCGCATGGTTGTTGACTCCAGTAAGCTCTCCAATTATCCATCTTCCCTTTTTGTAATTAGGGTAACTGTTtgtcttatttttatttttgaattgaAGGATATAAAAAGGTGGCTCGAGGAAGATCTCGCCTCTCTGTGGTCATCTTCACTCAGGTACTTGCACACTTATCTGGATAGCTGTGAATTTTTTTCTGATATTTGAGCTATCATAGTTTGACGATGGATttggttctttcttttttcttgcATGTTTAAGAGATGATAAAAAAAGGAAATTATTGAGAAAATCAAGTAGGGTGGAACAAGGGAGACAATGGCTGTCGCCTCCCATAACTGGAAATAACAATTCATAATCAACTATTTCAGAAAGTAACTTTTGcaacttttttttaaactttaattagGTATAAATCGTATATTTCAACAAAATGGTGTTCTCCATTTTATAACTATTCATGGTTTTGTGCTTCCTTCATTGAAATGAGTAATGTTAAAATTTATGCGCCCACTGTGCGAGCTTCACGTATGTGACCGGAGAAAACCAGCACATGATGTACTCACTACCACGCATTGCTAGCTATTGTTTCTAACAGGATTTTATTACAGTCTGATTGTCGACAAATATTGCAGGCAATTATTCAATTTGTAGCTGCATTAGTTCAATTCCAAACTACACCAAAGGGGGTGACTATTGATAAACTTTCTTTATCTCCTGCTGCTGTTAGTTTTATTTCCCTCTTAGTAGGAGAAATAGGTAGGCTCTAAAAGATCATTGTTTTGTTATGCTAACTTATGCAATATGACCTCTGATTCTATTAGAATTACTCATTGTCATTTTGAAAGGTCGGAAGCGCAACCGTGTTAATCTTTTGAAGTTGTATTTGTTTGGATCTTCGGTTGCAACCCTTATCTCGGTTGTTTGTCTCCTTAAGAGCCAAAAGTCATTCGAGGTAGGTTTATTTTCTTGTTCCTTAATATTTGATGTTTTCAAGTTTAATCATAGCTTTAATCAACATGAAGTTTTGGATGTTGGAGCAGTAAAGAACACCTTTTGatgaaaaagatgaaagaaaGGATGGTAACAGTCTTATCAAAGTGAATCTTCTATTTAAGCAGTTTTACTTAAATTTCTTTAACCTTTTAATGCAATAATTGAACTTCATCCTCAGAGATGTTGAGTGGAATATAGTCCTTCACCAATCTCATTTTTGCCCACTCTTTTGAGATCTTATAATAGGATTATCACGCTTTCTTTTTACCCTGTCTGCTTCATGCGAATTAGATTATCAAAGATTTCAGTAGATGGGAGGTGTCGAGATTGGAAGTTTTGAAGATTGCTTTTGTTGTACTCGGTAAATTTCTTTCCTTGATACAGATTAATTGCTTATAGTGATGGATCGAAAACTTCATGAAACTAAATTTGACATACTTGTAATGGGGTAAAATTCATAGtttcttaaaaagaaacatTCTTGTAGATTATTTTAATTTGAGGGTGCGATTGTCCTACTTCATTCCTGCTAGGTCTTTTATGTAGATGATTATTCTTTAATCAATTTGAATTTCACCATCTGTGCAGGATTCTTGACACAAATGTATGCTATCACGGCGACTACCACCCTTATTCACAATATGGCTCCTCCCAAGAGAACCTCTTGATCCATTTTTGGATCTCAACTTGCAGGAGGCTTATACCCGTCTTTATATCTTAAGGGTCAGAGTATCTTAGTTTCTTTTAATTGGAAGTTGAAAATCGAGAATCTCTGGGTCTCCTTTGTTCTTGTACTCTTTCATATTTTGTTTTCATAATTTACTCTTTGATagtttatttttaattgaaatgtcaaaatattttGGATATCAGGGGATTAATCATTAATGTCATCTTGCTAATATCAAATCATTATGATGGTAAATTTTTTGACCTGTTTGTATGagattgtttttattttttgaggAACCGCTGGCTTTTAGAGAAATTTGGTGTATGTATGGGGATTCGATGAGAAAATTCGTTGGTCTCCTCTCTCTTTGAGTCATTCATAAGAGATGGGAGGTTGGGTAGACATCCCAGGATTAAAAATATTTGACTAGGGTGAAGAATTTCCTCCTCAAGCAGAACTGATACTTGTATTTGATTGAAGACTCCCTAGTTGCTGGAAGATGGTCATTGCCGCCAGGAACTGCTGTTGCGTGACAAGACACTCCATGGCACGATAAATCACGTGCAGAGAACCAAGGGATTGATTGAACGTCAAGCCAGTTGGACTACTATAGGTCATATCATTCAAAGAAACATGGGATTCGCATTCATCCCCGTAGCTGGAGAAGTAAATCCAGTATTCAAAACATGGTTTGAAACTTTAGTCTCCGGGAAGATACTGGATATTGAACTGACATTTTCTGATCCTTTCCCAGCAGTTGCTTTGGAAATGGATGGTTACCATTTGTGGACATACTACCCATCAAGACATTAAAAACTTTTCTAGGACTCCCAGGCTCCTGGTATCCTCCCAGAACTCGAATTGAAAAAATCAAATGGTACAGATTCAGTATTATTAGATGCCACAGGGGCTTCATTAATAGGCAACAGCTATTCAGTAACTCCTATATTATCAACAGCTATTCCAGAAAAGAAATCTGCAAGTTGCTCCTTGTCCGCTTTTCCAGCCTTGCGCTTAGCGCCAAACACGTTTGATGACCCCATCAAAGACTCGTTTTGTACTTCGGCCAACAAAAGATGGTAAACCCAATC
Coding sequences:
- the LOC140838314 gene encoding uncharacterized protein; amino-acid sequence: MSMRKSMNGRPSGTDGSDFSYRMVVDSRYKKVARGRSRLSVVIFTQAIIQFVAALVQFQTTPKGVTIDKLSLSPAAVSFISLLVGEIGRKRNRVNLLKLYLFGSSVATLISVVCLLKSQKSFEIIKDFSRWEVSRLEVLKIAFVVLGFLTQMYAITATTTLIHNMAPPKRTS